One Streptomyces coeruleorubidus DNA segment encodes these proteins:
- a CDS encoding C40 family peptidase produces MASHRRPKQPSRTRVTVLTTAAAAAVAFSSQAANAAPSEKPSKDEVKAKVDKLYEEAEQATEKYNGAKEKQEKLQKEISTIQDNVARGQEELNELRDSLGLAAASQYRTGSIDPSVQLFLSANPDDYLDKASTLDQLSSQQVEALKKVQEKQRELAQERAEASEKLKDLASTRTELGKKKKEVQGKLASAQKLLNSLTAAEKAALAAEQSRASRTSERDALTGNVPPSSGRAAAAYAFAQSQLGKPYVYGATGMSSYDCSGLTSRAYAAAGVQIPRTSEAQSQIGTKIYSVSQLKVGDLVFFFNDLHHVGLYAGNGQIIHAPRTGTVVRYESMDTIGGPFMFGVRV; encoded by the coding sequence CGCTGCCGTCGCCTTCAGCTCGCAGGCCGCCAACGCCGCCCCCAGCGAGAAGCCGAGCAAGGACGAGGTCAAGGCCAAGGTCGACAAGCTCTACGAAGAGGCGGAGCAGGCCACCGAGAAGTACAACGGGGCCAAGGAGAAGCAGGAGAAGCTCCAGAAGGAGATCTCCACCATCCAGGACAACGTCGCCCGCGGCCAGGAGGAGCTCAACGAGCTGCGCGACAGCCTGGGCCTCGCGGCCGCGTCGCAGTACCGGACCGGCTCCATCGACCCCTCCGTGCAGCTCTTCCTCTCCGCGAACCCGGACGACTACCTCGACAAGGCCTCCACGCTCGACCAGTTGAGCAGCCAGCAGGTCGAGGCGCTGAAGAAGGTCCAGGAGAAGCAGCGCGAACTCGCCCAGGAGCGCGCCGAGGCCTCCGAGAAGCTCAAGGACCTCGCCTCCACCCGCACCGAACTCGGCAAGAAGAAGAAGGAAGTCCAGGGCAAGCTCGCCTCCGCGCAGAAGCTGCTCAACAGCCTCACCGCAGCCGAGAAGGCGGCACTCGCCGCCGAGCAGAGCCGCGCCAGCCGGACCAGCGAGCGCGACGCCCTCACCGGCAACGTCCCGCCCAGCTCGGGCCGGGCCGCCGCGGCCTACGCCTTCGCCCAGAGCCAGCTCGGCAAGCCATACGTCTACGGCGCCACCGGCATGAGCTCCTACGACTGCTCCGGCCTCACCTCCCGGGCCTACGCCGCCGCCGGCGTGCAGATCCCGCGTACCTCCGAGGCGCAGTCCCAGATCGGCACCAAGATCTACTCGGTCAGCCAGCTCAAGGTCGGCGACCTGGTCTTCTTCTTCAACGACCTGCACCACGTCGGCCTCTACGCCGGCAACGGGCAGATCATCCACGCCCCGCGCACCGGCACGGTCGTCCGCTACGAGTCGATGGACACCATCGGCGGCCCCTTCATGTTCGGCGTCCGCGTCTGA
- a CDS encoding NlpC/P60 family protein: MGSQRRLAPSGFDRGASAAVSFLSVAAAALGAVPAAAAPYDDSRAKVDRLYEQAEKATEAYNKADERADELREEVGTARDRIARQQQRINSMRESFGSLAGAQYRSGGIDPSLALLFSDDPDDYLDRASRLYRITAHQAGELKELQEAMRELAQDREEAAGKLRELEKSRKAVAAHKKTVERKLATARRLLGSLPYDERDAYDRASRSGRDGIPDLGSATAASGRGAAAVAAARSALGKPYIWGANGPSGFDCSGLMQWSYAQAGVSLPRTSQAQRYAGRQVPLSQARPGDLVLYRSDASHVGMYAGNGQVIHAPYPGAPVRYDPVGMMPVSSVTRV, encoded by the coding sequence GTGGGGTCCCAACGCCGCCTTGCACCGTCCGGGTTCGACCGGGGCGCCAGTGCCGCGGTCAGCTTCCTCTCCGTCGCGGCCGCCGCCCTGGGCGCGGTACCGGCCGCGGCCGCACCGTACGACGACAGCCGAGCCAAGGTGGACCGCCTCTACGAGCAGGCCGAGAAGGCGACCGAGGCCTACAACAAGGCCGACGAGCGCGCCGACGAGCTGCGTGAGGAGGTCGGCACCGCCCGGGACCGGATCGCCCGGCAGCAGCAGCGCATCAACTCCATGCGGGAGTCGTTCGGTTCGCTCGCCGGCGCCCAGTACCGGTCGGGCGGCATCGACCCGTCCCTCGCTCTGCTGTTCTCCGACGACCCGGACGACTACCTCGACAGGGCATCCCGGCTGTACCGCATCACGGCCCACCAGGCCGGTGAGCTGAAGGAGCTTCAGGAGGCCATGCGCGAACTCGCCCAGGACCGCGAGGAGGCCGCGGGCAAGCTCCGTGAACTGGAGAAGAGCCGCAAGGCCGTCGCCGCCCACAAGAAGACCGTCGAGCGGAAGCTCGCCACGGCCCGCCGGCTGCTCGGCTCCCTCCCGTACGACGAGCGCGACGCCTACGACCGTGCATCCCGCTCCGGCCGCGACGGCATCCCCGACCTCGGCAGCGCCACCGCCGCCTCGGGACGCGGGGCCGCCGCCGTCGCCGCCGCCCGCAGCGCGCTCGGCAAGCCCTACATCTGGGGCGCCAACGGCCCCTCCGGCTTCGACTGTTCGGGCCTGATGCAGTGGTCGTACGCGCAGGCCGGGGTCTCCCTGCCGCGCACCTCGCAGGCCCAGCGGTACGCCGGCCGGCAGGTCCCGCTGTCCCAGGCGCGCCCCGGTGACCTGGTCCTCTACCGGTCCGACGCCAGCCATGTCGGGATGTACGCGGGCAACGGCCAGGTCATCCACGCGCCCTACCCCGGCGCGCCCGTGCGCTACGACCCGGTCGGGATGATGCCGGTCTCGTCGGTCACCAGGGTCTGA